Proteins from one Mycobacterium adipatum genomic window:
- a CDS encoding DUF2188 domain-containing protein, translated as MAKGDVSTYNDDGVWKSKVEGSSRAAHAGGTKAEQQAVGKKMAQERGVEHTIRKLDGTVGEKNSYGNDPNPPRG; from the coding sequence GGGATGTAAGCACCTACAACGATGATGGTGTGTGGAAGTCCAAGGTAGAGGGCAGCAGTCGCGCCGCGCACGCCGGTGGTACGAAGGCCGAGCAGCAGGCAGTCGGCAAGAAGATGGCCCAAGAGCGCGGGGTGGAACACACCATTCGTAAGCTCGACGGCACCGTCGGTGAGAAGAATTCGTACGGCAACGACCCGAATCCGCCTAGGGGCTAA
- a CDS encoding DUF3703 domain-containing protein: MPRISPQADRIYRDEMAAAMRATDAATRWQHLERAHILSQPDPWRHTCNHAAMLALALRQRDRREAFGQVVRLIVAAPGSVMGRYPVGNTGRAAAGLMTPMPIPDDLADALTR, from the coding sequence ATGCCACGGATCAGCCCCCAGGCCGATCGGATCTACCGAGACGAAATGGCGGCCGCCATGCGCGCAACGGACGCGGCGACGCGCTGGCAACACCTGGAGCGAGCGCATATCCTGTCACAACCAGATCCCTGGCGCCACACCTGCAATCACGCCGCCATGCTGGCGCTGGCGCTACGCCAACGTGACCGCCGTGAAGCGTTCGGCCAAGTGGTCCGCCTCATTGTTGCCGCCCCCGGCTCAGTCATGGGGCGTTACCCCGTCGGCAACACCGGCCGCGCCGCTGCCGGCCTCATGACGCCCATGCCGATCCCCGATGACCTCGCAGACGCCCTCACCCGCTGA
- a CDS encoding heavy metal translocating P-type ATPase: MSDACCGPQPATEPDAEPEKLWQVRELQLATLGAVLLAAGWAIGQFTSHGVVAAVELAAVCAAASTFVPSALRNLRHGRIGVGTLMTIAAVGAVALGQFAEAALLSILFSVAEGLEHYAVARTRRGLRSLLSLVPPKVSVLRDGTETSVSPDDLVVGDIMVIRPGERAATDGTIRSGHTSLDLSAITGESVPVEAGPASPVFAGAINGGGAIEVEVSAVAADSSLARIVHIVEEAQERKGAGQRLADRIARPLVPAIMALSALVAAAGAVLGDPMLWLERALVVLVAASPCALAIAVPLTVVAAIGAASRQGALIKGGAAVEELGRIKVIALDKTGTLTRNQPKVVEVITLPEVGRTEALILAAALEARSEHPLAQAILNAAGDTKIATDVIAVPGHGLHGTLDGRRLRLGKPSWVPPGALAGDIARLQTAGATVVVLARDDLTVAAIAVRDELRPEAAEAVNLLKDLGITVAMLTGDNSRTAEAVAADAGITAVHSELLPEDKAALLSGLAKGRPIAMVGDGVNDAPALATADIGIAMGAMGTDVAIETADVALMGEDLRHLPQVLAHSRRARRIMMQNIAISLAIITILIPLAALGILGLATVVFIHEFAEVLVILNAIRAARTHTLPGVTTAPHISTAHSVDIGPAPTHLDATCCGPVSPTPTAAIALSLELTDNPACGVHGCGCCAPDTSATAVNRANLP; this comes from the coding sequence GTGTCTGATGCATGCTGCGGACCCCAGCCCGCTACCGAACCCGACGCCGAACCGGAAAAGCTTTGGCAGGTCCGTGAGTTGCAGCTCGCGACGCTGGGCGCGGTCCTACTGGCCGCGGGATGGGCCATCGGGCAATTCACTTCTCACGGTGTGGTCGCGGCAGTCGAGTTGGCTGCGGTCTGTGCCGCCGCGAGCACATTCGTGCCCAGTGCTCTGCGCAACCTGAGACACGGGCGCATCGGCGTGGGCACGTTGATGACGATCGCCGCGGTCGGCGCGGTCGCGCTGGGCCAGTTCGCCGAGGCCGCGCTGCTGAGCATCTTGTTCTCGGTCGCCGAAGGCCTGGAACACTACGCCGTCGCCCGGACCCGCCGTGGGCTGCGCTCCCTGCTGTCGCTGGTACCGCCCAAGGTCTCGGTGCTCCGCGACGGCACCGAAACCTCAGTATCACCAGATGATCTCGTTGTCGGCGACATCATGGTAATCCGTCCTGGCGAGCGAGCCGCCACCGACGGCACCATCCGGTCCGGTCACACGAGCCTGGATCTCTCGGCGATCACCGGTGAATCAGTCCCGGTCGAAGCCGGACCGGCCAGCCCGGTGTTCGCCGGGGCGATCAACGGCGGCGGAGCCATCGAAGTCGAAGTCAGTGCCGTGGCCGCCGACAGCTCGCTGGCACGCATCGTCCACATCGTCGAAGAAGCCCAGGAACGCAAAGGCGCCGGCCAACGGCTGGCCGACCGGATCGCCCGCCCACTGGTCCCGGCGATCATGGCCCTCTCCGCCCTGGTTGCCGCAGCAGGCGCGGTACTCGGCGACCCCATGCTGTGGCTGGAGCGGGCGCTCGTCGTGCTGGTTGCCGCGTCCCCATGCGCCCTGGCGATCGCCGTCCCGCTGACCGTGGTCGCGGCCATCGGAGCCGCCAGCCGCCAAGGTGCTCTCATCAAAGGTGGTGCGGCCGTTGAAGAGTTGGGGCGCATCAAAGTCATTGCCCTGGACAAGACCGGCACCCTCACCCGCAATCAGCCCAAAGTCGTCGAGGTCATCACCCTGCCCGAAGTCGGCCGCACTGAAGCCTTGATCCTCGCCGCAGCACTGGAGGCCCGCAGCGAACACCCACTGGCACAGGCGATCCTGAACGCCGCCGGTGACACAAAGATCGCCACCGACGTCATCGCCGTGCCCGGGCACGGCCTGCACGGCACCCTCGACGGTCGCCGGTTGCGCCTCGGTAAGCCGTCGTGGGTCCCGCCCGGCGCACTCGCCGGTGACATTGCGCGTTTGCAGACCGCCGGTGCCACCGTAGTGGTCCTCGCACGCGATGACCTCACCGTCGCCGCAATCGCGGTGCGCGATGAGCTGCGACCCGAAGCCGCCGAGGCCGTCAACCTGTTGAAAGACTTGGGTATCACGGTGGCAATGCTCACCGGTGACAACAGCCGCACCGCTGAGGCCGTCGCGGCAGATGCCGGCATCACCGCCGTGCATTCAGAACTACTGCCCGAAGACAAGGCCGCCCTGCTGTCCGGCTTGGCCAAGGGGCGGCCCATCGCCATGGTCGGCGACGGCGTCAACGATGCACCCGCCTTGGCCACCGCCGACATCGGCATCGCCATGGGAGCGATGGGCACCGACGTTGCCATTGAAACCGCCGACGTCGCCCTCATGGGCGAAGACCTCCGACACCTACCCCAGGTACTCGCGCACTCACGTCGCGCCCGGCGAATCATGATGCAGAACATCGCGATCTCCCTGGCCATCATCACGATCCTCATACCGCTGGCAGCCCTCGGAATCCTCGGCTTGGCCACGGTGGTTTTCATCCACGAGTTCGCCGAAGTCCTGGTCATCCTCAACGCCATCCGCGCAGCACGCACCCACACCCTGCCCGGCGTGACAACAGCCCCACACATATCCACCGCACACTCCGTGGACATCGGGCCAGCGCCCACCCACCTCGATGCCACCTGCTGCGGGCCGGTGTCTCCCACACCAACCGCAGCAATCGCACTCAGTCTTGAACTTACCGACAACCCCGCATGCGGTGTACACGGATGTGGCTGCTGCGCACCCGACACGTCAGCGACCGCCGTCAACCGCGCCAACTTGCCGTAA
- a CDS encoding ArsR/SmtB family transcription factor encodes MTEPVDTCDLLCLDLPHAEQIRATVPDSATVQAAAAAARGLADPTRLSLTVALSVGDELCVCDMAWIIGLSQGLVSHHLRQLKNAALVSSRRQGKLVMYRLTDRGRALTAAVLPGVVAERETDCV; translated from the coding sequence ATGACCGAGCCGGTGGACACCTGCGATCTTCTCTGCTTAGACCTGCCTCACGCCGAGCAGATTCGCGCCACGGTGCCCGACAGCGCCACCGTGCAAGCGGCCGCAGCCGCAGCCCGCGGCTTGGCTGATCCCACCCGGCTATCTCTTACCGTCGCGCTCTCGGTCGGCGACGAGCTGTGTGTCTGCGACATGGCGTGGATCATCGGGCTGTCGCAAGGCTTGGTGTCACATCACCTGCGCCAGCTCAAAAATGCCGCCCTGGTGTCCTCGCGCCGCCAGGGCAAGCTGGTGATGTATCGACTGACCGACCGGGGACGCGCACTGACAGCCGCGGTGCTCCCCGGCGTGGTTGCTGAGAGGGAGACAGATTGTGTCTGA